The Pagrus major chromosome 10, Pma_NU_1.0 genome contains a region encoding:
- the znf16l gene encoding zinc finger protein 16-like, which produces MSRKRNHSFAETSLSPELHGAFMELPGSASRADGDFLELEPDEELLCSVSDITEHLGRNITVVLETALSEIRKMVSIRIRVLKIELREKTEEIEVLKARLDTVQREGRDPFPGFTTMETSADVGLKKPDFSSASKHNSVDPRRAKAVMPGVKKENIDAICDYLMKDKNSRGCAEMDGDQSSQASGDREVRQEPDPHSLNLWPDSGMAGSGPGHGDSESTTDDIFSMLPSGSKRMYDYEWVAPMEYSSDLKVMKEPECENAPTGETEDDDEDETSRREGGGLEQAQAPLPHVQPSEFSMEPQSSPGEEGSPLEGNTDRLAAGQQFPSHTYICSLCGTFCPDSVFLEEHVKLIHSDSADVQALQALQSTCSASSTMGDGNSDPRRGGGGQNVGGTGVGASVGIGRGGGPVKKEIKIEGGYECGDCGRHFNYLGNLRQHQRIHTGEKPFMCPECGERFRHAARLKSHRLVHSGAQSPFPCPQCGKGFSVLSGLKRHQRVHTGESPYACPQCGRRFKELGNLYTHQRIHSGATPYCCQQCGRSFRHLGTYKSHRCTAAQ; this is translated from the exons ATGAGTCGCAAAAGAAACCACAGTTTCGCCGAAACGAGCCTGTCTCCTGAACTCCACGGCGCCTTCATGGAGCTTCCCGGGTCGGCGAGCCGAGCCGACGGAGATTTCCTGGAGCTGGAGCCCGACGAGGAGCTGCTGTGCTCGGTCAGCGACATCACCGAACACCTCGGCAGAAACATCACCGTGGTGCTGGAGACAGCTCTTTCTGAGATCCGCAAAATGGTCAGCATTAGGATAAGAGTCCTGAAAATTGAGCTCCGTGAGAAAACTGAGGAAATCGAAGTGTTAAAGGCGAGACTGGATACAGTTCAGAGGGAAGGTAGGGACCCTTTCCCCGGCTTCACGACCATGGAGACATCTGCAGATGTTGGCCTCAAGAAACCTGACTTCAGCTCTGCCAGCAAACACAACAGTGTCGACCCCAGGAGAGCCAAAGCTGTCATGCCTGGTGTGAAAAAGGAGAATATAGATGCTATCTGCGACTATTTAATGAAAGACAAGAACTCGAGGGGGTGTGCTGAAATGGACGGTGATCAGAGCAGCCAAGCCAGCGGCGACAGGGAGGTTCGCCAAGAGCCGGACCCGCACTCTCTCAACCTGTGGCCAGACAGCGGGATGGCTGGCTCCGGGCCTGGGCACGGAGACTCCGAGTCCACCACAGATGACATCTTCAGCATGCTCCCCTCTGGCAGCAAACGGATGTATGACTACGAATGGGTAGCACCCATGGAGTATTCTTCAGACCTGAAAG TCATGAAGGAACCAGAGTGTGAGAACGCCCCCACCGGTGAGacagaggatgatgatgaggatgagacgtcgaggagggaggggggtggaCTGGAGCAGGCCCAGGCCCCACTCCCACATGTCCAGCCCTCTGAGTTCTCCATGGAGCCCCAGAGCTCTCCAGGGGAGGAAGGGAGTCCCCTGGAGGGCAACACAGACAGGCTCGCAGCAG GCCAGCAGTTCCCCAGCCACACCTATATCTGCTCTCTGTGTGGAACCTTCTGCCCTGACTCTGTGTTCCTAGAGGAGCATGTCAAACTGATACACTCAGACTCTGCAGATGTCCAGGCTCTCCAGGCCCTGCAGTCCACCTGTTCAGCTTCATCCACCATGGGAGATGGCAATAGTGACCccaggaggggtggagggggacAGAATGTGGGCGGTACAGGAGTAGGGGCTAGTGTTGGCATTGGTCGGGGAGGGGGGCCAGTTAAAAAGGAGATTAAAATCGAGGGTGGGTATGAGTGTGGGGACTGTGGTCGCCATTTTAACTACCTTGGTAACCTGCGGCAGCACCAGCGTATCCACACTGGAGAGAAGCCCTTCATGTGTCCAGAGTGTGGAGAGCGGTTCCGCCACGCAGCTCGCTTAAAAAGCCACAGGCTGGTGCACAGCGGAGCCCAGAGCCCCTTCCCCTGCCCCCAGTGTGGCAAAGgtttctctgtgctctctggACTCAAGAGACACCAACGGGTGCACACTGGCGAGAGCCCGTACGCTTGTCCACAGTGCGGCCGCCGCTTCAAGGAGCTGGGGAACCTGTACACCCACCAGAGGATCCACAGCGGGGCCACACCCTACTGCTGCCAGCAGTGTGGACGCAGCTTCCGTCATCTGGGAACCTACAAGAGCCACCGCTGCACCGCGGCACAGTAA